GTTAAGCCAATTGAGTCATCCGAAGATTGAGAGCAAGGACGCTGAACTGCGGATGCTGATTCAAGGTAAAAGCAGTGCGGATACTGAGAAAAGTCCCAGACCTGACCTCAGACAAAAATGGCAGGCTCATCGTATAGGAGCGTCACTCCTTTCGATGGGAATAACGGCTGGTAAAAACCATCCTGGTAAATTAGTCACGAGCAGGCGGACAAGTCGCGTGCTCGAGAGTGATCTTCCAGGCCTGGGAGATGATGCCGCATTCCTCACAGCAACCGGTGACGCTCGAAATCGTCACGTGTGGTCATCTGGGCGAAGCAGCAAACAAGCTAGCTCCCGCCAGAGTAGTGAAATGATTTATCTAGATCAAGTGTCTATCGATGGAGCGAGTGCTAAAGGCTTCCTGCAGCGGAGCAGCTCATTCAGGCTTACCGGAGATTTGGTGAGCAGCTTACAAGCGGGATATCCCTTGCTGAATAGACAAGGAGAAATCCCACAGAAGATCAATCGATCGCCTATCGCTGCTGAACCCATACAGAGAGCAGCTTCGCGACCCGGCAATCAATCCAATACAGTGCTTTTAAAACGTGCAAATAGACTTACAGATACAGCGAATCAAGTAAGCTCAGTTGTAAGAGCAAGTGTAAATTCAGAAGTGAGTGGACTCAAGGAAATAGCTTTTGGTAGAAGTGCGAATGCGATGATGCCAGCTGCAAAAAGGGGAATCTCGCTACCTGCGCCGGAATCAAGCGGTAAGCAGAAGGAGCCTGATACTTTTTCCAGAAGACGAGATGAGCATCAATCAGGTAAAATTCCTGTATCGATAACTTTAATGAATTCAAGCTCGAGACTTTCGGAAGAGAGCTCGAAGCTTACAGACTCGAGAAAGACACCTAAGGTAAGCCAGCCTTACTCTCAAATATTACACCGTTCCGTGCAAATTGAAGGAGATATGCATACACAGGGGGCAGGGGAAAGCCAAGAAGCCGCTGTTACTCAAGGTTATATGGCAAGTCGGTCGGAATGGAACACCAGCTTGTCTGAGCACATGTTCAGCAAGGTTTCGGCAAGCCTCTTAGGGCGGAATGAAGAAACGGGCGAGATACCTGAGAGTGGAGAACGGAAGCTCTGGAGGAGTCCGCGATACACGCATCCAAATGAGTGGAGGGGAGCTTCAGGGGCTGGCGAGGGTTCTGTGGAGGGTCTTCCAGGATCTCAGCTTGGAGTATTACCTGTTGATTCAACGTCTGCTTCATCCGTTAACGCTGTTCGACGACATACGAATGTCAGTAGGAAAGATGCGGAGCCGCTTCGTCATTCCGAGCGGAGGTCGGCGCTGCAAACGAAGCCGCCTTCAATTGGGTATGCGGGACTCAAAGCGGGAATTGGACAACAGCAAGCAATGGCGGATGTTTTCTTGCAACCCGAGGAAGGTATGCAGTTAGCCGGTGGGGTTGCACAGGCGGATAAGAAGCATGGCAGTGTTGGCACGGCGAAAGCCGTGCGCAGGAACGTCGCTGCTATCGATCATCCGCGCGTGCAGCGGCAGCCAATGCTGCCAAGCATCATAGGCGGAGCCAATGCTCCTTCGTCTCGCGCGAGCAGTACGGCAGCGGCAGTCGGCAGTCGGCCGCAGCGGGTCACTCAGCGTGACATGACCACGCTGACAGCCCGCACAGGAGCCGGTAATGCGGCTCCTGATGTGAACGCTGCGGCTTCGCCGGACGCAGCGGGACGTGCAGGAAGCAGCTTCGCGCGCGCTTCCGCCGTGCATTCAGCAGCGGCTTCGCCAGCTGCTGACATGCTGCAAGCCGCCCAGATATCGGGCGGCTTGGGGAGTTCGGCAGCTGCCTACGGCAATGCTGCCGGCAGCCTGTTCCGCGCCGCTTCGCAGAGCGCGGAGCAGGCAAGAGGCAGCGGCAGATCAGCCGCTGCCATGGGAGCAGCGCCGCTGGCACCGATGGTGCAGCGGCAGATGCTCTCCCACGTGCCGCCGATCGGCACGTCGGCAAGCGCAAGCGCACCGATCTACGGTGCGCCGCAGCCCCGGCCGTGCCGCGAACGGGCACGGCATCAAGTCCAAGCGCACCTATCAACGGTGCGCAGCGAACCCCGTCCGTGCCGCGAACCGGCACGTCGTCAAGCCCAAGCGCACCGATCTACGGTGCGCAGCAAGCCCGGCCGTGCCTCGAACCGGCACGGCGTCAAGCCCAAGCGCACCGATGTACGGTGCGCAGCAATCCCCGACCGTGCCGCGAATCGGCACGTCGAAAGCGCAAGCGCACCGATTTACGGTGCGCAGCAAGCCCCGGCCGTGCCGCGAACGGGCACGGCGTCAAGCCCAAGCGCACCTATCAACGGTGCGCAGCGAACCCTGGCCGTGCCTCGAACCGGCACGGTATCAAGCCTAAGCGCACCGATTTACGGTGCGCAGAAAGCACTGGCCGTGCCGCGAACGGGCACGGCGTCAAGCCCAAGCGCACCAGTTTACGGTGCGCAGCGAACCCCGGCCGTGCCGCGAACCGGCACGTCGGCAAGCGCAAGCGCACCGATTTACGGTGCGCAGCAAGCACTAGCCGTGCCGCGAACGGGCACGGCATCAAGTCCAAGCGCACCAGTTTACGGTGCGCAGCAAGCACTGGCCGTGCCGCGAACCGGCACGGCGACAAGCGCAAGCGCACCGATCTACGGTGCGCAGCAATCCCCGACCGTGCCGCGAACGGGCACAGCGGCCGACAGCTCCACCGTCCAGCGCTCCTTAGAGCACCCGAGGCAGCAGGCCTCGGCAGTAGAGCTGGAGCATAAGTCGGCTCCGAAGCCGGTATCCAGCCCGCTCGCAGATGAGCCGCTGGAGATGGATTGGCTGCGCACAATGAGCGCAGCTGAGGTTCCCTCAGCCTCAGCCGTCCCTGCGGCACAGCAATCCCCGCAGCTGGATATGGAGCAGCTGCAGGAGCTGATGAAGCAGCTGCCGCAGCCGGACATTAAGAAAATCGCGGACAAGGTGTACCGCGAAATTGAGAAGCGAATGAAATTCGAACGGCAGCGCCGTGGTATATAGATCATATGAAGAAAGGGATGGACGCCCGTGGCGCTGAAGAAAGCCATGATTATCGTGGACAAGGGGAACAGCAAAGAGAATCTCGAAGTGCTTTTCAATCCAAGCGAATACTCCCTGGATACGAGCAACAGCTATTCGTGGAATACGGTGCCGGGGATGTCCATGCCGATCGGACAGTTTATTAGCGGGGGAACGACCTCGCTCACGATGGATTTCTTTTTTGATACCTATGAAAAAGGGACCGACGTCCGGGACTACACCCGCAAAATATCCGGGCTTCTGGATGTGGAGAGCGAGCTTCATGCCCCTCCCATCTGCCGGTTCGTCTGGGGATCCTTGGATTTCCAAGGTGTCGTTGAAAAAGTTACGCAGAGCTTCACGATGTTTCTGGACAGCGGCATTCCTGTTCGCGCCAAGCTGAAGGTGACATTTCGCTCCTGGCATAACAAAAAGAGCAGCTGCAGACGATTCCCCGGCATTCTGCCGATCGTACGAAGCAGAAGATGCTCAAGCAGGGCGAACAGCTCTGGATGCTGGCGGCTCAGGAATATGAAGACCCGGGAATGTGGCGCGAAATTGCGAAGGCCAATCAAATTGATAATCCGCTGAGAGTGCAGACAGGGCGCCGCATCTCGGTACCGAGGTTGGATTAACTCATGGCACAATTAAGCTTAGATACCACCTCTTATACAATGGATCAATTGGAGAAAAAGTACCGGGACTTTTTCGCGCCGGCGTATGAGATCAAAGTGGATGGTACAAAAATCGCCGATGAAATCGCCGTTTCCATGATCCGTGTAGATACCTCTATTGAGGGTACGGCGGATTCCTTCTCGTTTCGGATTACAAATGCGTACGACATCACCAATAGCGAGCTGAAGTGGCTCAATGTGTTTACGCTCAATAAATCGATCGATATCAGTCTCGGTTATGTTGATAAGTTTACTCCTGTGTTTTCGGGAACCATCACTTCAGTCGTTGCTGATTTTCCCGAAGGAGAGAATCCCGGACTGATCGTACGAGGTATGGATCTATCTTATCTGATGATGAAGGGGCCTAAATCCCGTTCATGGAATAATAAAAAATACAGCGATGTCGTCTCGGAGATTGCGAAGGAATACGGGGCGAAAGCGAACGTTGACGCTACCACCACCCAGTTTCCGACCATCTCGCAAAGCCAGGCGGACGATTATCATTTTATCGAGCATTTGGCCAAGCTGCTGAATTATGACTTTTTCGTTGTAGGCAAAAATTTGTATTTTCGCAAGCCCCTTACGAACATGACGCCTGTCCTTACACTTGAGATGGGGAAAACACTGCGTAATCTCTCGATTGATATGAACCTGGCCGAGCAGATTACCGGCGTAACCGTTCGGGCTTGGGATAACAAAGAACTAAAGGTCATTGAGGGAAAGTCTGGTTCGATTACCAAGCTGGGCTCGAATTCGAAGACCGGGAAAGATCTGCTGGCATCCAGCGGTGATTTTACGGAATATATGTACACCAATGCTGCCTCCCAAGAGGAAGCCAAGAGCTATGCAGACGCCTTGTTAAATCGCCGGTCTATGCGCTTGATCAGCGGAACCGGGGAATGCATCAGGATTCCCGAGATTCGTTCCGGCCGATATATCAAGCTGAGCGGATTAGGCTCCAAGCTGGACCAGCCGTATTATGTTACCGGTGCGACGCACTTGTACAACGACGATGGGTACGTGACGAGGTTCCAAGTCGGGGGGAATGCAGTCTAATGTTCGATATGCCGGAATTTACGTGGAACGGCTCCATTGATTTCGCTAGTCAAAAAATCAGCGGTGTCATGGTGGCTGTCGTGACGAACAACAAAGACCCTGATAATTTGGGGCGTGTCAAGCTGAAGCTTCCGCTTCAGGAAACCGAGACGGAGACCGATTGGGTACGCATTGCGACCCTGATGGGCGGCAAGGACATGGGCAGCCTCTTTATACCGGAGGTGAACGACGAAGTCCTGGTCGCATTTCATCTTGGAGAAGTTCGTCAGCCTTTTGTCATCGGCATGCTGTGGAATCCGAAGAATCAACCGCCGGCTCCTGCAGATAAGAACGATATCCGCAAAATCAAATCACGCTCTGGCCATGAGCTGATTTTTAACGATAAAAGCGGGGATGAAAGCATCACCGTCAAAACCAAAAAGGGCCAAACCATAGAACTGACCGATAAAGACGACAGCATTAAAATCGCTGATCAAAGCGGGAACAACGAAATCTTGATTAAAGGCGGTTCTGCCAACGAGATTACGGTCAAAAGCAGCGCGACCAAAATCGTGCTGAATGCCAAAGGCGAGGTTTCCATTGAGAGCGCCAAAGAGATTAAGATCAAATCGACGCAGATCAACATCGAGGCTTCTGCGACGATGGCGCTGAAAGCGGCGGCGACGCTGGATATCAAGTCCGACGGAATGATCAATATTAAGGGTAGTATGGTTAAAATCAATTAATTGCGTTGGTGAAAGGAGCGGGTAGCGGATGTCCGAGGCATTCTTAGGGAGGGGCTGGAAATTCCCGATTCAGGTTGATCCTGCAACAGGGCGAATTCGCACCTCCGAGTATGAGGAGGATATCGCCGAAGCCATTCGGATTATCTTAGGGACTACCCAAGGTGAACGAGTGATGCGTCCGAAATTCGGCTGCGGCGTTCAGGAATTCGTATTCGGACCTACGGATGCAACGACGCTTCGGCTTCTCGAGAGCAACATGAAAGAGGCGATTCGGAACTGGGAGCCTCGTGTACATGAGGTGGAGGTTCAGGCTGTGCCCGATCGCGAAGATCCAGGCAAGGTCATGATTCGCATTAGCTATGTCGTTCGAACCACTAATAATTTGTTTAACCAAGTATATCCATTTTACTTACATGAGGGCTCTAAATAGACCCTGGGTCACCCTATTTTAGCCTGTATCCCTGCAGAAAGGAGGTGGAGCTGTGCAGCCCCCCCAAATTGATCCGCGAGATATACCTGATTTAATTTCGCAGATGAAAGAAATGGCTCCTTACTACACGCCGGAGTGGCGGTTTACACCCGAGAATCCCGATCCCGGCAGCGCTTTGTTTCAGATGTTCGCGGATATGTTTTATGAGAATATCAAGCGGCTTAACCGGGTTCCGACCAAAAATTTGATCGCGTTCTTGAACATGTTCGATATGACGCTTCTCCCGGCCCGTCCGGCGAGTGCCTATGTTACCTTCGCTCTGAACGAGGGGACAAGAGAACCTGTCTGGATTTCGGCAGGCACTCAGGTTGCAGCCTCCGGCGATGCGGGCAGCATCTTATATGAAACCGCTCGAAGCGTGCTTCTAACGCCTGCAGCGTTGCAAGCAGTCTATGTAACGAGCCGCAGGCAGGACAAGATCTTACGCATACAGGATGGTTTTCTGGCGGCTTCCAGGCAAGGGCAAGCGGCGCCGACAGCGCTGTTTCGCTTACAGCAGGGCGATAATTTGCAAGCCCATGCGCTATTTCTGGAGCACAGCTCCCTTTTTCTGGTGCGAAGCACCTGCCGGATCGAGATTGAGTTTCGTAATTCCCGGCAGCGCTATGACGAAGCGGAAATTTGCCGGCAGCTGGCGGACCCGGCGCTTACGGAGTGGTTGTATGCTTCGGAGGACGGATGGAAGCTTTTCGATAAGGTGGAGTACAAGGGAGTAAGCGTAATATTGACCAAGGCCGCCGAAGGAGAGCTTGCCCAGCAAGAGGTGAACGGAACGGCGGGACGCTGGATTCAGTGCCGATTGAAATCTGTTCAGGAAGCGGGACGCACACTGGCGGACAGCAGGCTGTCCATGGACAAGCTTTCGATGAAAACTGACTATGTGGATTTGCACGAAACAGGCGGAATCCAGCCGGAGCAGATGTTTTACAACGATATTGAGGCGGACCCTGCGGGCTTTTACCCGTTTGGCGACCAATTTGCCTTGTACGGCAGCTTTTATATATCTAGTAGCGAAGTGTTCTCCAAGAAGGACAGCGATGTGAGCTTGAGCTTCGATCTCAAAGCTGTACCTAACCGTTTTCAACCGGAGGCTGCCGAGCAGATCGACTGGAAGCTGATTATGAAGAAATCCCAATTTGACAAAGCTCCGGTTATGCACGTTACGGTGCTCCAAGTCGTATGGGAATATTGGAACGGAAGCTCTTGGGTTCGTCTTGAAGTCAATAAAGATGCGGAGAAGCTGTTTTATTATCCGCAGGAGGAGCACGTTCGGAAAGAGGTTCATTTCCGGTGTCCGATCGACGTGGAGACTACCTATGTGAACGGCCATGAGAACTACTGGATTCGGGCAAGAATTTTACAACTTGAGAATGCCTATGTGGCGCAGGCCATTTATTTATCTCCATGGATTGAGGGGACGAAGCTGACGTACAGCTACGATAACCGAATGTATCCGGCACGGCGCTGTTTGGCTTTTAACAATACGGAGTTTGTGGACCGTACGCGGCACAGCCGGCAGCTGGAGGGAGGGTTTGAGCCCTTCCAACCCCTGCAAGGAGAGCATCCTTCCCTGCATCTTGCTTTTCAAACTGCGCCTGTGAAGGGTCCTGTGTCTCTCTATGTTTCCGTCAAGCAGAAGCGGATGGCCGAGCAGGATATCCCCTTACTGGAGTGGGAGTATTTAAGGGAAGGTCAGCTTCCGGGAGATTCTCCTTATTGGGCCGCATTAAAGGTCATTGACGGTACCCGTTCCCTAACACAAAGCGGCACTCTCCAATTCGTAGGGCCCTCCGACTTCGCCTATTCGATGCTATTTGGTACGGCAGGCTGCTTTATTCGGGCCGTGAATCGGGATGACAAATATGACGATGTGGAAGAACGGACACCGATTCCTGTCATTCACGGTTTGTACATGAATACTGTTCAGGTCATTCAGCAGGAAACGATTGTCGGTGAGGTACCCGAACCCAAGGGTATTGAAGAAACGGAGTATCAATTAAGCCGAAATGGTATTGTATCTGAGGAAGTATGGGTGGATGAAACGGGTTGTATCAAGGATGAGCTGATTGCTGAATATGAGCAAGCCGGTGAACCTCAGCTGGATCTTATTCGGGACAGCGAGGGGAACGTCCAGCGATTGTGGGTGAAGTGGTCTCAGGTATCGCAGCTAGCGGATTCAGGCAGCTCCGAACGGCACTATACGATCGACCGAACGTTCGGGCGGATTCGCTTTGGTAATGGCGTTCATGGTATGAAGCCGCCAAAGGGAGGCATTGATCAGGTCAAGGTAACGTATCAGGTGACCTCGGGTCAAGTCGGTAACGTCGGAGCCAGGCAGATCAATCAAATGCAGGACTCGATTGCGTTTGTCGGCGAGGTCTACAATCCCGAGCCTGCCGCAGGGGGCTGTCAAGCTGAGAAGCTGGATTCGGCGCTGCAGCGCGGTCCTGAGATGATCAAGCACAGAGGGCGCGCCGTAACGGCGGAGGATTATGAATGGCTGGCCCGTGAGGCTTATCCGAATATAGCGAAAGTTAGATGTATTCCTAACCACAATGCGTATATGGCCAGAGAGGTCGGCGCTATGACACTGGTCATTTTACCGAAGGAAGGCCAACAGGGGAGTGCAGCTTTTCCGGAGCTTAAAAAGCAAGTTGAAGCTTACCTTATGGAAAGGGCGCCCAGCTTGATTGCCTTTCCGGATCAGATTCAGGTAATTGAACCGGTGTATATGGAAATATCCGTAACAGCGGTAGTCGCGATTGAAGGCATGGATGCTGTGGTTGTAACGGAGCTTCAGGCTTTGGAGAAGCTGGATAAGTTTCTTGATCCGCTGACCGGTAATTTTGACGGCAAGGGTTGGAGCATCGGGCAGCAAATTCACAGTTCCGTGTTTTATGCGCTGCTGAAATCCATCCGGGCTATCAACCATGTGGAGAAGCTCTTCATGACTGTGTTCCAGATTGAGGACGGAGAGCGAAAAGAGCTGGATGTCAACCGTTTGCCGGCACTGCCCCATGGCATTGTCGTCAGCGGCAAACACAAGGTTGTTGTACAGGTTCTTTAATGCCCTAGGGCTAGGACTAGGAATGGTGGAGTAAACTCTAATTCTGAGTGAAAATCAGTGACTGAGTGAATGTATGAATGAATAAATGAATAAGTGATTGAATGAGTGATTGAATGATTGAATGAACGTGTGAGAACAGAATCTTAAGTTGAATAGCAATGAGCGAATGAATGAGTGAGTGAGTGAGTGAGTGAACTGGAAAAGGAGGTGAGCACGAGTGCTGCCTATACCGAATTTGGATGACCGGATGTTTGAGGAGATGCTGCAGGAAGCGCGCAAATCGATTCCCAAGCTGTATCCGCAATGGACGGATGAGAATGCGCACGACCCGGGTATGACGCTGCTGGAGCTCATGTCATGGATGACCGAGATGCAGCAGTATTATTTGAACCGTGTAACGGAGAAGAATGAGCGGAAATTTTTGAAGCTGCTTGGCGTTCGCCAGCGAGAAGCAGCGTCCGCCGTATGCGAGGTTGTATTTTCTGGTATGGACGAGCAGCTTGTGCTGCCTCAAGGTACACCGCTTCAAGCCATGGACCAACAGTTCGAAACACTGCAAACGCTGCGTCTGATTCCTGCGCGTCTGGAAAAGGTTATTGTGCGAACGGAGACGTCCGCTGGGGATTACACCTCCAATAATGACGCGGGAGTTGCTTATTACGCATTCGGGCCAAAGGCACAGAAAGGTGCCCATTTGTACCTTGGTTTTGATCGGCCGCTTCCGGAGCAAACGGAGATTGCGCTTACGATTAAGCTGTTTGAGGATTATCCGGTAGCCAAAGGCGGTCACGTGCATGAAGAGCAAGAAGCTTTCGTATCCTCGGCACAGGTGGCATGGACCTATGCGGGCAGCGGCTCAAAGGGAAGGGCTGAGGCGTGGCATCCGCTTGAAGTGGTCAGTGATGGCTCCCTGCACCTTTCTCAAAGTGGGGAGCTGCTCTTCAAAGTCCCTTCTGACATGCAGCCGATCCTCTTGTACCCTGCCGATGACAAGCCTCGCGTATGGATTTGCTGTACGCTGGAAATAGAAGGCTATGAGCTGGCGCCCAAGATTCAGAAGTTATGTTTGAATTCCGTGAAAGCGATGGAACAGACGACCTTTAGCGAAGTCTCCACGTTTGACAGCAGCGGCGAGCCTGGACAGAGCTTCACGGTCAGCTCTTATCTGGCCTACACGGGCCTGCACACGATTCAGGTGCAGGAGCAGGATGGCTTTTGGCGTGACTGGAGTACTGTCAGCGAGCTGAGCGCATGCGGCCCCGACGACTTCTGCTGCGAGATGCAGCAGGATTCTGCGAGCAGGACGACAAGAATCCGCTTCGGAGACGGGAAGCACGGCAGCATCCCGCCGCAAGGAGCTGATTGCGTGCGGCTGATTGCGTATACGGCCGAGTTTGATTACGGCCGTCTGGTGGGCAGCAGCAATGGTCTGCCAGGCCAGACCTTTGAGCTGCCCAGGGGCCGGACCTACAAGCTCGGCAGCATGCTGCTGCAGGTAGGCCGCCGGCCCAAGGGCTCAGACAGCGTCGTCTGGGACGACTGGCAGTCCGTGGACGACTTCGACAACTCGTCGTCCACGGACAGGCATTACGTCTACGACGCTGCGGCAGGGCTCATCCGCTTCGGCAACAACGAAGCGGGCCTCATCCCGCCCAAGATGACAGAACCGAACATTCGGTTCCTGGCGCTGCAAGCGGGCGGGGGCGATCGGGGCAACGTGAAGGACGGCATGGTGGCCGCCTTCACGAATGGGCACCCGGATTGGTCGGGAATTACCATGACCAATCCATTTCCGGCGCGGGGCGGAGCCGAAGCGGAATCGCTGGAGGAAGCGAAGCTGCGCGCTCAGATTGAGCTGAATGCGCCGACCCGCGCCGTGACCGCCGAGGACTACGAGGCGATCGCGAA
This genomic window from Paenibacillus hexagrammi contains:
- a CDS encoding CIS tube protein — protein: MALKKAMIIVDKGNSKENLEVLFNPSEYSLDTSNSYSWNTVPGMSMPIGQFISGGTTSLTMDFFFDTYEKGTDVRDYTRKISGLLDVESELHAPPICRFVWGSLDFQGVVEKVTQSFTMFLDSGIPVRAKLKVTFRSWHNKKSSCRRFPGILPIVRSRRCSSRANSSGCWRLRNMKTRECGAKLRRPIKLIIR
- a CDS encoding phage late control D family protein, whose product is MAQLSLDTTSYTMDQLEKKYRDFFAPAYEIKVDGTKIADEIAVSMIRVDTSIEGTADSFSFRITNAYDITNSELKWLNVFTLNKSIDISLGYVDKFTPVFSGTITSVVADFPEGENPGLIVRGMDLSYLMMKGPKSRSWNNKKYSDVVSEIAKEYGAKANVDATTTQFPTISQSQADDYHFIEHLAKLLNYDFFVVGKNLYFRKPLTNMTPVLTLEMGKTLRNLSIDMNLAEQITGVTVRAWDNKELKVIEGKSGSITKLGSNSKTGKDLLASSGDFTEYMYTNAASQEEAKSYADALLNRRSMRLISGTGECIRIPEIRSGRYIKLSGLGSKLDQPYYVTGATHLYNDDGYVTRFQVGGNAV
- a CDS encoding phage baseplate assembly protein V gives rise to the protein MFDMPEFTWNGSIDFASQKISGVMVAVVTNNKDPDNLGRVKLKLPLQETETETDWVRIATLMGGKDMGSLFIPEVNDEVLVAFHLGEVRQPFVIGMLWNPKNQPPAPADKNDIRKIKSRSGHELIFNDKSGDESITVKTKKGQTIELTDKDDSIKIADQSGNNEILIKGGSANEITVKSSATKIVLNAKGEVSIESAKEIKIKSTQINIEASATMALKAAATLDIKSDGMINIKGSMVKIN
- a CDS encoding GPW/gp25 family protein, whose translation is MSEAFLGRGWKFPIQVDPATGRIRTSEYEEDIAEAIRIILGTTQGERVMRPKFGCGVQEFVFGPTDATTLRLLESNMKEAIRNWEPRVHEVEVQAVPDREDPGKVMIRISYVVRTTNNLFNQVYPFYLHEGSK
- a CDS encoding baseplate J/gp47 family protein, which encodes MQPPQIDPRDIPDLISQMKEMAPYYTPEWRFTPENPDPGSALFQMFADMFYENIKRLNRVPTKNLIAFLNMFDMTLLPARPASAYVTFALNEGTREPVWISAGTQVAASGDAGSILYETARSVLLTPAALQAVYVTSRRQDKILRIQDGFLAASRQGQAAPTALFRLQQGDNLQAHALFLEHSSLFLVRSTCRIEIEFRNSRQRYDEAEICRQLADPALTEWLYASEDGWKLFDKVEYKGVSVILTKAAEGELAQQEVNGTAGRWIQCRLKSVQEAGRTLADSRLSMDKLSMKTDYVDLHETGGIQPEQMFYNDIEADPAGFYPFGDQFALYGSFYISSSEVFSKKDSDVSLSFDLKAVPNRFQPEAAEQIDWKLIMKKSQFDKAPVMHVTVLQVVWEYWNGSSWVRLEVNKDAEKLFYYPQEEHVRKEVHFRCPIDVETTYVNGHENYWIRARILQLENAYVAQAIYLSPWIEGTKLTYSYDNRMYPARRCLAFNNTEFVDRTRHSRQLEGGFEPFQPLQGEHPSLHLAFQTAPVKGPVSLYVSVKQKRMAEQDIPLLEWEYLREGQLPGDSPYWAALKVIDGTRSLTQSGTLQFVGPSDFAYSMLFGTAGCFIRAVNRDDKYDDVEERTPIPVIHGLYMNTVQVIQQETIVGEVPEPKGIEETEYQLSRNGIVSEEVWVDETGCIKDELIAEYEQAGEPQLDLIRDSEGNVQRLWVKWSQVSQLADSGSSERHYTIDRTFGRIRFGNGVHGMKPPKGGIDQVKVTYQVTSGQVGNVGARQINQMQDSIAFVGEVYNPEPAAGGCQAEKLDSALQRGPEMIKHRGRAVTAEDYEWLAREAYPNIAKVRCIPNHNAYMAREVGAMTLVILPKEGQQGSAAFPELKKQVEAYLMERAPSLIAFPDQIQVIEPVYMEISVTAVVAIEGMDAVVVTELQALEKLDKFLDPLTGNFDGKGWSIGQQIHSSVFYALLKSIRAINHVEKLFMTVFQIEDGERKELDVNRLPALPHGIVVSGKHKVVVQVL
- a CDS encoding putative baseplate assembly protein; this translates as MLPIPNLDDRMFEEMLQEARKSIPKLYPQWTDENAHDPGMTLLELMSWMTEMQQYYLNRVTEKNERKFLKLLGVRQREAASAVCEVVFSGMDEQLVLPQGTPLQAMDQQFETLQTLRLIPARLEKVIVRTETSAGDYTSNNDAGVAYYAFGPKAQKGAHLYLGFDRPLPEQTEIALTIKLFEDYPVAKGGHVHEEQEAFVSSAQVAWTYAGSGSKGRAEAWHPLEVVSDGSLHLSQSGELLFKVPSDMQPILLYPADDKPRVWICCTLEIEGYELAPKIQKLCLNSVKAMEQTTFSEVSTFDSSGEPGQSFTVSSYLAYTGLHTIQVQEQDGFWRDWSTVSELSACGPDDFCCEMQQDSASRTTRIRFGDGKHGSIPPQGADCVRLIAYTAEFDYGRLVGSSNGLPGQTFELPRGRTYKLGSMLLQVGRRPKGSDSVVWDDWQSVDDFDNSSSTDRHYVYDAAAGLIRFGNNEAGLIPPKMTEPNIRFLALQAGGGDRGNVKDGMVAAFTNGHPDWSGITMTNPFPARGGAEAESLEEAKLRAQIELNAPTRAVTAEDYEAIAKATPGLRVARVKAIPLYKPGLRDYPKVKAPAQMTVAVVPYSENDKPTASQGYLETVRRHLDRHRLLTTELHVIPAAYIKVTVHAVVVVEPQYKQDAQRVLRELRQLLQPMDHRNGTEGWRFGRTVYKGDIYGVISRLKGVVYVQDIWLDAEGTGMYRDAGGDIQIPPYALVYSGDHEVELISQTDL